A part of Paenibacillus sp. IHBB 10380 genomic DNA contains:
- the queF gene encoding preQ(1) synthase yields the protein MSGRQQDEMKDITLLGNQGTKYSFEYDPEILESFENKHPYRDYFVKFNCPEFTSLCPITGQPDFATIYISYIPNIHMVESKSLKLYLFSFRNHGDFHEDCMNIIMNDLIKLMDPKYIEVWGKFTPRGGISIDPYCNYGQENTKYEAMAQHRLMNHDMYPETVDNR from the coding sequence ATGTCTGGAAGACAACAAGATGAAATGAAAGATATTACTCTTCTCGGGAATCAAGGAACGAAGTACTCTTTTGAATATGACCCCGAGATTCTAGAGAGCTTCGAGAACAAGCATCCCTACCGAGATTACTTCGTTAAGTTTAATTGTCCTGAATTCACTAGTCTTTGTCCGATCACAGGTCAGCCGGACTTTGCTACAATCTATATTAGTTACATTCCTAATATTCATATGGTTGAAAGTAAGTCTCTGAAGTTATACCTTTTTAGCTTCCGTAATCATGGAGATTTCCACGAAGATTGTATGAATATTATCATGAATGACCTTATTAAGTTAATGGACCCTAAATATATTGAAGTATGGGGCAAATTCACACCACGTGGTGGTATATCTATTGATCCCTACTGTAACTATGGTCAGGAAAATACGAAATACGAAGCTATGGCGCAACATAGACTGATGAATCATGACATGTACCCCGAAACCGTAGATAATAGATAA
- the queE gene encoding 7-carboxy-7-deazaguanine synthase QueE, whose product MSKGKSSPPIPVMEIFGPTVQGEGMVIGTKTMFIRTAGCEYRCSWCDSAFTWDGSGVDQIQAMQPEDIWTKLSDIGGQRFSHVTLSGGNPALLPQLGSLIDLLHLHHITVAVETQGSKWQDWLLDIDEVTLSPKPPSSGMSTDWEKLDYILERLEQRPAPFTHSLKVVIFDAIDLNYSEKIHLRYPTVPLFLQIGNPDVHTMDITDHTSFLLQRYEWLIEQVMESTILNNVRVLPQLHTLVWGNKRGV is encoded by the coding sequence ATGAGTAAGGGCAAGTCATCTCCTCCTATTCCGGTTATGGAAATATTCGGCCCCACCGTTCAGGGTGAGGGCATGGTCATTGGGACCAAGACCATGTTTATTCGTACGGCGGGCTGCGAGTATCGCTGCTCGTGGTGCGACTCAGCCTTTACTTGGGACGGTAGTGGTGTTGACCAGATCCAAGCCATGCAGCCGGAGGACATATGGACGAAACTATCCGATATTGGGGGGCAACGATTCTCTCATGTAACTCTATCAGGTGGCAACCCCGCCCTACTTCCTCAATTAGGTTCACTGATAGACTTACTTCATTTGCACCATATTACGGTTGCAGTAGAGACGCAAGGCTCTAAATGGCAAGATTGGCTATTGGATATTGATGAGGTCACTTTGTCTCCTAAGCCTCCAAGCTCTGGCATGAGCACGGATTGGGAGAAGCTTGATTATATATTGGAGCGTCTAGAGCAACGTCCTGCTCCTTTTACACACAGTCTAAAAGTCGTTATCTTTGATGCCATTGATTTGAACTACTCTGAGAAGATCCATTTACGTTATCCTACTGTTCCTTTATTCCTCCAGATTGGAAATCCAGACGTGCATACGATGGATATAACGGACCACACCTCGTTTCTATTGCAACGTTATGAGTGGTTAATTGAACAGGTCATGGAGTCGACTATTCTTAATAACGTTCGAGTGCTTCCTCAGCTTCATACGTTAGTGTGGGGAAATAAACGAGGTGTATAA
- the queD gene encoding 6-carboxytetrahydropterin synthase QueD, translating to MRTPGEFRIVDQLQRLGEDIDHQELRYHRKRVLVCKEFTFDAAHHLHAYEGKCKNLHGHTYKAVFGISGVPDDVGITVDFGDIKTIWKESIEPYLDHRYLNETLPKMNTTAENMVVWLFEQLEMALSTRIHQTSEATTRTEFVRLYETPTSYAEARREWMI from the coding sequence ATGCGAACTCCAGGGGAATTTCGCATTGTTGACCAACTGCAGCGATTAGGTGAGGATATAGATCATCAAGAGCTACGTTATCATCGTAAAAGAGTACTCGTGTGCAAAGAGTTCACATTCGACGCTGCTCATCACTTACATGCGTATGAGGGCAAATGTAAAAACTTACATGGACACACGTATAAAGCCGTCTTCGGTATTAGCGGTGTCCCTGATGACGTGGGGATTACCGTGGATTTCGGAGATATCAAAACGATCTGGAAAGAGTCTATTGAACCCTATCTAGATCACCGCTATTTGAATGAAACTTTACCGAAGATGAACACTACAGCTGAAAATATGGTCGTATGGCTATTTGAACAATTAGAGATGGCCCTGAGTACTAGAATACATCAGACCTCAGAAGCCACAACACGTACAGAATTCGTAAGATTGTATGAGACACCAACCAGCTATGCTGAGGCTAGACGGGAGTGGATGATTTAA
- the queC gene encoding 7-cyano-7-deazaguanine synthase QueC, with protein MFTNEKAVVVFSGGQDSTTCLFWAKQHFTEVEVVTFDYGQRHKLEIECAASIAADLGVKQTILDMSLLNQLAPNALTRSDQEISHEEGELPNTFVEGRNLLFLSFAAVLAKQLGARHLITGVCETDFSGYPDCRDVFIKSMNVSLNLSMDYNFVIHTPLMWLNKAETWKMADELGAFEYVQERTLTCYNGIIGDGCGECPACKLRKAGLEQYSAERNSSPLQGKVQS; from the coding sequence ATGTTTACAAACGAAAAAGCAGTCGTCGTATTTAGCGGTGGTCAAGACAGCACCACATGCCTATTCTGGGCAAAACAACACTTTACTGAGGTAGAGGTAGTGACGTTCGATTATGGACAACGTCATAAGCTAGAAATTGAATGTGCGGCAAGTATAGCCGCGGATCTGGGTGTCAAACAGACGATTCTCGATATGAGTCTCCTGAATCAGCTTGCTCCTAATGCACTCACTCGTAGCGACCAAGAAATTTCACACGAAGAAGGAGAGCTTCCTAACACCTTCGTAGAGGGTCGTAACTTACTATTCCTTAGTTTTGCCGCAGTTCTCGCGAAACAATTAGGTGCCAGACATCTTATTACAGGTGTATGTGAAACAGACTTTAGTGGCTATCCTGATTGCCGGGATGTATTCATCAAGTCGATGAATGTCTCACTTAATCTATCCATGGATTATAATTTTGTCATCCACACTCCTCTAATGTGGCTAAATAAGGCTGAGACGTGGAAAATGGCTGATGAGTTAGGGGCCTTTGAGTATGTACAGGAACGTACACTAACTTGCTATAACGGCATCATTGGCGATGGATGTGGAGAATGCCCCGCATGCAAGCTTCGGAAGGCTGGTCTTGAGCAGTATTCTGCCGAGCGAAACTCCTCCCCGTTGCAAGGCAAGGTACAGTCATGA
- a CDS encoding AIM24 family protein produces MKIQTNNHNDGGIGQAVTFSLRDQEQLHLLHPEQIVSYRGPSDGRSDRFMNVKGIFRKRRLIQADMTGPCQFVAALPPGFAMKSVELKEGSDLLYDFRSLFFYSHDITMQTRLLRIKNMFITRDAVKVKFAGTGTVGILTQGPVCETELHPTEPLYVDAGSLVAYPENAKLELTVYGNTLASQYMSYHWKMTGLGTVLYQAGRQNHKLEKEMENEGVIKRILREVIPFGGVFIK; encoded by the coding sequence ATGAAGATCCAGACAAATAATCACAACGATGGTGGAATCGGACAAGCTGTGACCTTCTCTCTTAGAGATCAAGAACAGCTCCATTTACTCCATCCTGAACAGATTGTATCCTATCGTGGTCCCTCCGATGGTCGTAGTGATCGCTTCATGAACGTGAAAGGGATATTTCGTAAACGTAGACTGATTCAAGCCGACATGACAGGCCCTTGCCAATTTGTTGCAGCTTTACCTCCTGGTTTTGCTATGAAATCTGTCGAACTGAAAGAGGGAAGTGATCTGCTCTATGATTTCCGTAGTCTTTTTTTCTATAGTCATGACATCACGATGCAGACTAGACTTTTACGAATTAAAAATATGTTTATCACACGTGATGCTGTCAAAGTGAAATTCGCGGGTACAGGAACAGTTGGTATCCTAACACAAGGACCCGTATGTGAAACTGAGCTTCATCCTACTGAGCCTCTGTATGTAGATGCTGGCAGCCTCGTTGCCTATCCTGAGAATGCAAAGCTGGAACTTACAGTCTATGGGAACACCCTAGCTAGCCAATACATGAGCTATCATTGGAAGATGACTGGACTTGGTACTGTCCTATATCAAGCGGGAAGGCAGAATCACAAGCTAGAGAAGGAAATGGAGAATGAAGGCGTCATCAAACGCATCCTTAGAGAAGTGATTCCCTTCGGAGGTGTGTTTATTAAATAA